The Theobroma cacao cultivar B97-61/B2 chromosome 2, Criollo_cocoa_genome_V2, whole genome shotgun sequence genome includes the window GTTCAAATTCAATGCGCAGGCACCAGAATTCGTGCCTAGATCGCATACCCAGGTGCCCTTATCGGGTTATTATTACCCTTGTTTCCACTATCTTGGTGGTGCTGGTGGGTCTGATTGGTTCTTTGTTGGTGACCAAGAACCTGCTGATTATTTGATCTCTAATCCTAATCTTCCAATCCCCAATTGTTCTTCCAAGAATTTGCTTACAGATGATCTACGCCAAAAGATCATCAGACAGgttctcttctctttctctgttATGTTagttgatttcttgatttgttTCTTAGAATAGGATTTGCCATTGTCTTATTTCTTGTACCAATAAATGGATCGATGGATTCGATGCATGCCATCGGTTTTGATTCTTTTACATCTTTCTCGTTCCTGATATGATCTGACTGACATTATTTGAAATTGCAAGATAGAGAAATGAAATGTTTATTTAGATTTTGGCATAAGTGCATAACCAATTAGTGCTAATTTTCTTGACTCTGTCAGTTTTAGATTGTGTTCAAAGCTCATCTGCTTGTTTGACTTTCCTGTTTTCCAGATTTAATAAAGATTCAAATCATTTGTGCATGTCTGGTTCTACAAATGGACAATTTCCTGAATTTGTTCTTTAATTTATCAAAGAGAAACTCTTCCTCATAACAAAAAACTCTTGTTGCTATCATCAATGTTCAGTATTGGAACTGATGGAAGTtttgttttccctttttcttgtgTGAATCTCAAATAAGTGTTTTCTCTATTCACACTGTGAAAATAGTATGATCCCAACACTGTGTATAAAACAGGTGGAATACCAGTTCAACGACATGAGTCTTCTAGCGAATGAATCTTTGTCAAAGCAAATAAGTAAAGATCCTGAAGGTTATGGTAAGGACCATTGAAGAGTATagtcaaattgaacctaagaCTCCAgcaattgtttttgttttttcatttagAACAGTTTTCACTGATAAATATTGATTCTGCTATAGTGTCCATATCTTTTATTGCTTCTATGAAGAAAATCAAGTCCCTCATCACTAACAACCAGTTGCTAGCCCAAGCACTTCGGTCCTCTTCCAAGCTGGTAATTACtccttttgtttattctttttgaaCTGACAAGAAACTAATTTACAGCATTCTCTGCATTTTGCttattaaagtaatttttttttccttttccctaTGTGCCTGAAAGGTTGTGAGTGACGATGGTAAGAAGGTTAAACGTAAACACCCTTTCactgaaaaaaagagagaggaagtGGCGGTAAGATAttggaaatttccaaaatGACAAGCTGTTTTCCTTCAGGTTTTTTGGGTCACGTTTTGTATGATGCAACCTTCGCTTTTTCCTCTTGCAGTCTCGTACTGTTGTTGTTGAGAATTTGCCTGAAGATCACTCCCATCAGAACCTTGACAAGATTTTTAACGTTGTTGGGAGGTTGTTAACTATCACTTCTATTATAATTTCTAGAATGATGTATGCCCAGAAGGTTCCCTTTAGCAGCATACTAATGGTATATCTGTGATACAGCGTGCAGAACATCCGGATATGTCATCCCCAGGAATCCAATTCTTCCCGCTCTAAAAGCGATTTTTTTATGTGCAACAAGGTATGAAGATTGGAATCAAACCTGTTGTGCTTATTTAAGCCAAGAGATTATAGGACAATTTCCCTCataatttcttgtttctttccatttcCATTAAGCTACATGCACTTGTGGAGTACGAGGCGACAGAGATTGCTGAGAAAGCGGTATGCTAATGCAGCAATGCTGCTACAACTTGTAGTTGAAATTGATTGTTTCTATACTTGAGATACCGCTTTTGCAATGCCATTCAGAGCTTACTTATTTCGCCAGGTTGACAAGTTAAATGATGAAAGGAACTGGAGAAAGGGGCTCCGAGTAAGGTTGCTGCTTAGACTCTCGGTATGTCTTTAAGTATTGTGTCTTTCAAGTATGATTTGTTTACATTCTTCTGCTTAATAGAAACGTTTacaacttttttattttgaaatgaaaaacgCAGCCAAAATCTGTTCTGAAAAGCAGAAAATCGGAATTTGATGGCATTTTAGATGAAGATGAATCACCAGTCGCTGAATACTCTGAAGATTCCTCTCTGTCAAACATTGCTGAAGCAATTGAGAATAATGTAAGCATCAATGTTGTTTAACCATTTGCATTATGTTTGAAGCATATTTTCGTCAGATTACTGTTGCATAAAGCTCACGAAAAGACTCTATTCTGGTAGGCTGATCAGGATAACGCAGTGGGATCAAAAAAGGGGTGGGGTAAAGGCCGTGGAAAGGGCCGTGGGCGCGTTCAAAACCACAGTGGACGTGGCCTGATTGCTGCATGTCCTCAACCTGGCAGTGCAGTCCAATGTGAAGCATCTGTCAAACAGACGTCTAAGGGCCCAAGAATGCCGGATGGAACCAGGGGTTTCACCATGGGGCGGGGCAAGCCTATCAGTTCAGCTTTGGAGTGATGGCTGGCgcattatttttcattttcttttcctttttgtctcCATCTATATATTAACCAACTATTATCTGAATGGGCTCTGCGTTTCCTGAAGGTAGGAAATGATTGAGCAGCCATGCATAGTCTGGCCTATAATACGTTCTCAATAAATCGAGGTGTATAGTTTTAGTACTGTTTGTAGCTACTTGATGGTAACAATTTTCTCCAGGCACAGCAGTTTTCTGGGTTATGTTGAGTATTCTGTTTTAAATTTGTAATAATGAAATTGAAAGGTTacatctttttctctctttctctaattgtgaaacatttgaattaCACAAATGCATGAGAATAATTTCAACAATAAGCACTTGGAGAAGGGGCACTCTTCTAATTACTTTTTTCTACTAAAGAAGTATTGAAGCACCAAACAACCTCACAACACATTTTTCATCAGTTGAGTATTACATACCATGCACCAACAAAACACCCAAAGTACAAGGTTCATTAcctagaaattaaaaaattattttcattagcCTATTAGCTCAGTTGGTTTGAGCGTCGTGCTAATAAcgtgaaattttttttaatttttcgaGACCTGCATGGGccactttgatttttttttcattatttttgtataactttggtttgtttgattgattgatttttttttttttttataactttgGATTGTTTGATTAAATAGCAACCTTGGATACTTTGCATAATTTGTACTTTAGATTAGTTTCTTTGGATTGTTTGATCTATTAATGATTGGATTGTTAGCAACATTGGATAACTTTGGATACTTTGCATACTTTGTACTATGGATTAGTTTCTTCGGATTGTTTAATCTATTAATGAACCAAAGTTTCTTTGGGTTGTTTGATCAACCTGATTTAGcatgtttttttattgttgatttaGTACATCTTAGATCCACCCATTTTGTCTATTTACCCTTTACAAACGCGTTTATGTAAACATAAATATCGATAAATCAAGGCCattgttaatatatatatatattcagcACAGGGCATTTTCATGGTCAACTCCACTACCATTATGTGTGCTTTTATGGGAAGGTTCCATTATAAGATTTCAcatattcttcctttttgctCCACTCACAAGTTCTTTTCATTCGTAGAACAAGCCTTCctccaaaaagaaacaaataacCAAACTCCTTACACTACCAGTTGTTGTGCCTCCTCATAATCAAACTACATATATCTGCAACCCAAGAATCCTTCCTGGTTAACCAGTATGGCTATACTTTTGTGGTTACTTCACCCTGGGTGGATTAAGAGTTAAGAGCAACCTGTAGTCACcagatattttaaattgatggCCAATAACTGGAAAGAAAcagctttcttcattttggTCGCTACTTTTTTGACTTTTTGGATGAAAGTTATCTCTTACCTGATCAGTGGAATTTGAAAAGGGAATTAAGCAAATCAAAGATTCACGTTATGAAATAGCAGTATTCATTTTGAAGTGGTGCTCCTGCTCTTATGATTAATTATCTGGGAAAACCTACAGAAGGTCAATCACATAAAATTTATGCAAAGTGCTTGTggaaatatcatttttattctCCGGCTTCATAGTTCACACTTCACAGTGACACTTGTACTTCCACTGTTACTGAGCTGATAAAAGATTAATGAAGCATCAATGGTGCCTTATCCTGTTGAAGTTGACTTGTGCAGAATTCTTTCGCATGCCTTTTAAATATGAGATCCTAGTCATACGATCATATTTTGTACTTTCCTGAGCACATGTATGAATTCTTTCCTGGActaatttattgttttctttatgTCTTGCCAATCACAACAAAGCTTTATGCATAAATATTGCAGAAATTAGGTCTATgatgaatttgtgtagaaaaAATATGTGGTTTAAAAAGTTACCTATATATCATTATCCCATTATCAGCTTTTCAGGAAATAGCCATTCTTATATGTTGCCCTGCCACAGCTTGACCAAGTTATGTTGCAAGTAACTTCCTTACTGTAGATTAAATTTTTGTGAATGAGTCCAGATgaatcaataataaataagtTATGAATACTGACCAAACTTCTTCTGGTGAGATCCTGGTTAGCATTAGGTTGGCATCAGTTAAAgttcatcaaataaaatatctagctccaatttttgACTccctctgttttttttttctcagccAAAATGGTTTTTCATTGATTAAAATCACTGGACTACAGTAAAAGGATAGAACAAATGGTCATCCATTTTACTGACAGACACCTGATAGCAATCTAATAgtaaactagaaaaaaaaaaatagcacATCACAGTACTTCAACAAAGCCAAATAGTGCCCATGACTATACACTAGACATGCTTagagataaaacaaaaatgaagcTATCATCATGCATCTAGACCCGTGCAGCACTGATAAAAATGTTGTGCTCCAGGAAGTTGTCAAAAATATTATCCACAAGACATTGGCTAATTTGATTCCCTCTGTTTGAGccattaatttcaaaaagaaGTAGTCTGCTTGTAATTTTAGATGTTCTAACTATAAAGTAATGTTCCAGCCTGCTGTAGTTTCATTGGTGAATCATCTTCTAACTTGACAAGAAAGTGCTTGAGTGCTCTTCAGATAAAAATTTCCAACATCATATGAGCAGCGACTGTAATAATATTACCAGAAGTTTTTTGACAGGATCATGGGCCATTTTACGAGCCACACTTCCTTAGTGCTTGTAATGATCCATGTCTCACGTTCGAAATTTCCTATGAAAGGCATTCCTAATAACCTTTAAACAACTGGAAGATGATGCTTTAGTCCTGGTGCGGCCTGTAGGAATAAACCACCATAGTGTCATGTCCACCTTGGAAGTTGAACCAATAAACTCACTACTATCTTCCATTGTTTCTGCATATAAATCTCCACCACTTAATCATAGATCATCAGATTAAGCTTTGCATCTTCAGTCATGGGTCATAAACTCTTCTCCTACTTCACTTTGCCCTTCCTTGTATACTTGTACCTTTTCCCCTTTGTCTGTCCATATCACTCTGCAAATAGCCAGCTTGATTACCGGTTTTATGATAGATCATGCCCCCGCTTGTCAAGCATGGTTAAGTATGGTGTCTGGGCAGCTTACAAGAATGATATCAGGATAGCTGCGTCCCTCCTCCGATTGCATTTTCATGATTGTTTTGTAAATGTAACCACCTATGAATCTGTTACCTCTTGCTTGTCTATGTCTTTAACTTTTATAATTCAATCTCTTATCAGAACCATATTGAAGCCAAAGATTAAAAGGTGCCATGTCATTGGTAGGAAAAGGAAACTAAAACTGTTGTCATTTACTTACTGCATGTTTCACTATCAGGAAAATGAGAAAGCCCTACAGTAAACCGCTTTTTTGCAGGAAAGTTCTTTGCTTTTGCTTGAGGTCATATCTTATGTTTGGTGCTACCAACACGGAATCCCCATCCTATTACATTCAGATTGGGTCCACTTTAGAACCTATAAGCTGGTTTTTACATTCatgagagagacagagagggGGGGAAGCCAACATAGTAGTATTATAGTTTACAGTAAACTTCCAACTTTCACAGCAAAACTTTTCTTGGAAACAAAAGGCTTgcagagaaataattttttgtttcttttcttccttttactTCACTTTCTTTCTAGAACTTTTTTTCCCATTACAACTTCAGTAATCAAGCAGAGCCTAAGGCTATCTTGGGagtcaatttaataaatagaACTGTTGCTGCGTTTTTAATCATTTATCCTTATGATTTAATTTCCAAGAAAACATGATAAACATACAAAATTCAGATTCTCAATTAGGACATTAATATCATTCGTCAAACGTATCATTCGTGTTACATGGACTTTTGCAGTGTATAATATATTTCACTGTCTAGTGTTTACTAAATCGGCTAGTATGAAGACTTAAATTTGCTTAAAAGGTTTCTTTCTGGCATAGGGCTGTGATGCATCGGTGCTTCTTGATGACACAGAAGATTTCCAGGGCGAGAAGAATGCTTTTCCAAACCGTAACTCTGCTCGAGGGTATGAAGTCATTGACAACATAAAAGCAGATGTTGAAAGATTTTGCCCATCAACCGTGTCGTGTGTTGATATATTGACTCTAGCAGCAAGGGAAGCTGTTGTCTTGGTAATTGACATGTGTCTGTTTATGGCTTCTAAGCACTGCAAATCAATTCTCAGATGAAGTAAATTGTTTTCCTTCCTACGATTTTTGTCTGTCAGTCAGGAGGGCCATTCTGGCCAGTCTTGCTAGGGCGACGAGATGGAACAACTGCTAGTCAGCAGGCAGCTAATGAACAATTACCATCACCTATTGAGCCCATGGAAAATATCACTGCCAAATTCACATCAAAGGGTCTTGACCTTAAGGATGTTGTAGTCCTCTCAGGTTCTTTTTCTTAGCATATTGCTCAGAGTCAATGTGCCTTAAAACTCTCattctattattttctttttcctttttcaaagaCGATTTGATGGATAGtacttatccaaataatttcatttctattTCCATGGCATTTGAAAGTGAAAAAGTTCTTGCATAGTGGTGGTCCTGTGGACTATTACAGATGATGAAGCATCACCAAAAATTGTAGGCAAACATATAAGATTCTTAATACTGTCACATACATACAGCCTTAAATATATCATTTCTGCTATAAATTATAATCATGGCAAATTTAATTGATATAGATGCCTTATCTTTTTTGTGTCTATTGCAGGAGCTCATACCATAGGTTATGCTCAATGTTTTACCTTCAAGAGAAGACTCTTCAACTTCCGGGGCACTGGTAGACCTGACCCTACGCTTGATGCTTCAGCCCTCGTTAGCTTGCAAAGCATGTGTCCGAACATGGATTCCTCAAACAGCAATCTCGCTCCCCTTGACTCTGCAAGTACCTATAGATTTGACAATATGTATTACACAAACCTTGTTAACAACACAGGGCTTCTGGAATCTGATCAAGCACTAATGCAAGATCCAAAAACTGCTGCAATGGTTAATTCCTATAGCACGAATCCTTACCTTTTCGGGAATGATTTTGCCACATCAATGGCGAAGCTTGGTAATATCGGTGTACTCACAGGAAAGAAGGGACAAATTAGAAAGAAGTGCGGGTCTGTGAACTTATAAATTGCTAGTATTTGAAGTGTTGGTCTATGTATGGAGCTTATCTAGTTCAATCAATGCACCAAGATAGGTTGtgaatatattaataatttggTGTTCTTGTCTTAGTTGGATGATTCTACCATTTGCTCCATCAGGAAAAATCGAACAAAAACTACCTTTTACATTAGTAtttgaggtttttttttcttttttttgggttcAAATATATAACCTTGGCAGGTTAGATTGACAAGATGCACCTCCCAGAGGCAACATAAGCACAAAGAACTCTGTATTGCGACCAGCTCAtctacatattttattttatgctttctttttcccctttcCTTTTGGCTTTCCACATTCACTTAGGATCAAGGTCAGGTTTCTTTTTGAGTTCTGAGGAGAAAATTAGGCTGCTCAAATGCA containing:
- the LOC18607886 gene encoding peroxidase 10, whose protein sequence is MGHKLFSYFTLPFLVYLYLFPFVCPYHSANSQLDYRFYDRSCPRLSSMVKYGVWAAYKNDIRIAASLLRLHFHDCFVNGCDASVLLDDTEDFQGEKNAFPNRNSARGYEVIDNIKADVERFCPSTVSCVDILTLAAREAVVLSGGPFWPVLLGRRDGTTASQQAANEQLPSPIEPMENITAKFTSKGLDLKDVVVLSGAHTIGYAQCFTFKRRLFNFRGTGRPDPTLDASALVSLQSMCPNMDSSNSNLAPLDSASTYRFDNMYYTNLVNNTGLLESDQALMQDPKTAAMVNSYSTNPYLFGNDFATSMAKLGNIGVLTGKKGQIRKKCGSVNL
- the LOC18607885 gene encoding la-related protein 6C, which gives rise to MAQAQPEEKPKEEPQEKFQMKDAMAAKRTTSCNSGSSNGSSTSNSVTFKFNAQAPEFVPRSHTQVPLSGYYYPCFHYLGGAGGSDWFFVGDQEPADYLISNPNLPIPNCSSKNLLTDDLRQKIIRQVEYQFNDMSLLANESLSKQISKDPEGYVSISFIASMKKIKSLITNNQLLAQALRSSSKLVVSDDGKKVKRKHPFTEKKREEVASRTVVVENLPEDHSHQNLDKIFNVVGSVQNIRICHPQESNSSRSKSDFFMCNKLHALVEYEATEIAEKAVDKLNDERNWRKGLRVRLLLRLSPKSVLKSRKSEFDGILDEDESPVAEYSEDSSLSNIAEAIENNADQDNAVGSKKGWGKGRGKGRGRVQNHSGRGLIAACPQPGSAVQCEASVKQTSKGPRMPDGTRGFTMGRGKPISSALE